One region of Natronorubrum aibiense genomic DNA includes:
- a CDS encoding cupin domain-containing protein → MSLDEYDAARTDLEPADGEIETAELVVTDDVLVKTFALGPGAELEAHDHPESTNVFHVLEGTVTVVQDEQHEEITAPGVVRHDRGVVHGARNETDETVVFTASLCPLPS, encoded by the coding sequence ATGTCGCTCGACGAATACGACGCTGCACGCACCGACCTCGAGCCAGCCGACGGCGAAATCGAGACTGCGGAACTGGTCGTCACCGACGACGTGCTGGTTAAGACGTTCGCGCTCGGGCCGGGCGCGGAACTCGAGGCCCACGACCATCCCGAGAGTACGAACGTGTTTCACGTCCTCGAGGGGACGGTGACGGTCGTCCAAGACGAACAGCACGAGGAGATCACCGCACCCGGCGTCGTCCGTCACGACCGCGGTGTCGTCCACGGTGCACGAAACGAAACCGACGAAACGGTCGTCTTCACCGCGAGTCTCTGCCCACTCCCGTCGTAA
- a CDS encoding DHH family phosphoesterase yields the protein MTRESAGEPGADDGDSVVYDLASECTAADVEYDRPYLAEINGIVDYGVFVDLSDSISGLVHESVLDGTYAVGDELVVELETVRENGDMAFEPADVDDYTVESVDHDYALTGTDRLESNIGEQIHLEGEVVQVKQTGGPTIFHVTDEDGVVPCAAFEEAGVRAYPQVEVGDIVRVTGAPEYREGTVQIEVDGLSTLEGEDAEEARKRLEDALESRAQPHDVAPLIDWPAFEKLRPNLQEVAKLLRRTVLEGRPIRVRHHADGDGMCAAVPVQIALERFIAEVHEDEDAPRHLIKRLPAKAPFYEMEDATRDLNFALEDQEKHGQQLPLLLMLDNGSTAEDVPAYETLAHYDIPIAVVDHHHPDPEAVEDLLDAHVNPYLHDEDYRITTGMLCVELARMIYPELTDELRHIPAVAGLSDRSKADAMSDYLDLAAEEGYDEDRLQDVSEALDYAAFWLRYNSGDQLIQDLLHVDNGDEDRHRELVSFFADRAREEVDEQLDAAMPHLEHEDLDNGAHLYRIDVENYAHRFTYPAPGKTTGEIHDRKIEETGDPVITVGYGPDFAVLRSDGVRLDIPNMVTELEEEIPGGGVSGGGHLVVGSIKFVKGKREEVIDALVEKMEEAEIDEALSSAALIDD from the coding sequence ATGACACGTGAGTCCGCCGGGGAACCCGGCGCAGACGACGGGGATTCCGTCGTCTACGATCTCGCTTCCGAGTGTACTGCAGCGGACGTCGAATACGATCGGCCGTACCTCGCCGAAATCAACGGTATCGTCGACTACGGCGTTTTCGTCGATCTCTCCGACTCCATCTCCGGACTCGTCCACGAATCCGTCCTCGACGGCACCTACGCCGTCGGTGACGAACTCGTCGTCGAACTCGAGACGGTCCGAGAGAACGGCGACATGGCGTTCGAACCGGCCGACGTCGACGATTATACCGTCGAGTCCGTCGACCACGACTACGCTCTGACCGGGACCGACCGTCTCGAGTCGAACATCGGCGAGCAGATCCACCTCGAGGGCGAAGTCGTGCAGGTCAAACAGACCGGCGGCCCGACGATCTTCCACGTCACCGACGAGGACGGCGTCGTCCCGTGTGCCGCGTTCGAGGAGGCTGGCGTCCGCGCCTATCCGCAGGTCGAAGTCGGCGACATCGTCCGCGTCACCGGCGCTCCGGAGTACCGCGAGGGCACCGTCCAGATCGAGGTCGACGGTCTCTCGACACTCGAGGGTGAGGACGCCGAGGAAGCCCGCAAACGACTCGAGGACGCCCTCGAGTCCCGCGCACAACCCCACGACGTCGCGCCCCTGATCGACTGGCCCGCTTTCGAGAAACTCCGACCCAACCTGCAGGAGGTCGCGAAACTGCTCCGACGGACCGTCCTCGAGGGCCGCCCGATCCGCGTGCGCCACCACGCAGACGGTGACGGCATGTGTGCCGCCGTTCCCGTTCAGATCGCCCTCGAACGATTCATCGCTGAGGTCCACGAGGACGAGGATGCCCCGCGACACCTCATCAAGCGCCTGCCCGCGAAAGCGCCCTTCTACGAGATGGAAGACGCCACGCGCGACCTGAACTTCGCTCTCGAGGATCAGGAGAAACACGGCCAGCAACTCCCGCTGTTGCTCATGCTCGACAACGGCTCGACGGCCGAGGACGTCCCGGCCTACGAGACGCTGGCCCACTACGATATCCCGATCGCAGTCGTCGACCACCACCACCCCGACCCCGAGGCCGTCGAGGACTTGCTCGACGCCCACGTCAACCCGTACCTCCACGACGAGGACTACCGGATCACGACGGGGATGCTCTGTGTCGAACTCGCGCGGATGATCTACCCCGAACTCACTGACGAACTCCGACACATCCCTGCCGTCGCCGGCCTCTCGGATCGCTCGAAAGCCGACGCGATGAGCGATTACCTCGACCTCGCCGCCGAGGAGGGCTACGACGAGGACCGTCTGCAGGACGTCAGCGAGGCGCTGGACTACGCCGCATTCTGGCTGCGCTACAACTCTGGCGACCAGCTGATTCAGGACTTACTCCACGTCGACAACGGCGACGAGGATCGCCATCGAGAACTCGTGTCGTTCTTCGCCGATCGCGCCCGCGAGGAAGTCGACGAGCAACTCGACGCCGCGATGCCCCATCTCGAGCACGAGGATCTGGACAACGGCGCGCACCTCTACCGGATCGACGTCGAGAACTACGCCCACCGGTTTACTTATCCCGCACCGGGCAAGACCACGGGCGAGATCCACGACCGCAAGATCGAAGAGACGGGCGACCCCGTCATCACGGTCGGCTACGGCCCTGACTTCGCCGTGTTGCGCAGTGACGGCGTCCGACTCGACATCCCGAACATGGTCACGGAACTCGAGGAGGAGATCCCCGGCGGCGGCGTCTCCGGCGGCGGCCACCTCGTCGTCGGCTCGATCAAGTTCGTCAAGGGCAAACGAGAAGAAGTGATCGACGCCTTAGTCGAGAAGATGGAAGAAGCCGAGATCGACGAAGCGCTCTCGAGTGCGGCCCTGATCGACGACTAA
- a CDS encoding nucleoside recognition protein, with amino-acid sequence MQSLISVLLTEALPRVLTITLLIGVGVGLANLAVAYGLVDVIARVGRYLTEPANLPDEVGAAVLTNTVSVTAGYGMLAEFRDSGLLDDRATLIAVVINTFFGFVQHIFTYYGPVLIPILGLHAGLMYVGARAGISLAISIVGLLAGAVLLRGYEYDNSAIEPETPDDEEETHREKLRHAGAETADRLRSIVPRLAIIYSLVFVALEYTDQLVAALATVGLEEPAALVDPIAGLVGLPGAAVPVIVVSLVDPTMGAMTVAPMIGDVLTPAQAVITLLVGSLFSLTIGTVKRSIPFQYGIWGTEFGTKVIVLNTGLKAVFIVVSILVFLVV; translated from the coding sequence GTGCAGTCGCTCATCTCCGTTCTGCTGACCGAGGCGCTGCCTCGAGTCCTGACGATCACGCTGTTGATCGGGGTCGGCGTCGGACTTGCGAATCTCGCCGTCGCCTACGGCCTCGTCGACGTCATCGCCCGCGTCGGTCGCTACCTGACGGAGCCAGCCAACCTGCCCGACGAAGTCGGCGCGGCAGTGTTGACGAACACGGTCTCGGTCACCGCCGGCTACGGGATGCTCGCCGAGTTCCGCGACTCGGGCCTGCTCGACGACCGCGCGACCCTGATCGCCGTCGTCATCAACACGTTCTTCGGCTTCGTCCAGCACATTTTCACCTACTACGGCCCCGTCCTCATCCCTATTCTTGGACTTCACGCCGGGCTCATGTACGTCGGCGCACGGGCCGGTATCTCGCTTGCCATCTCGATCGTCGGCCTGCTGGCCGGTGCCGTGTTGTTGCGCGGCTACGAGTACGACAACAGCGCCATCGAGCCGGAAACACCCGACGACGAGGAGGAGACACACCGCGAGAAACTCCGCCACGCCGGCGCGGAAACGGCCGATCGGCTGCGATCGATCGTCCCGCGGCTGGCGATCATCTACTCGCTCGTCTTCGTCGCCCTCGAGTACACCGACCAACTCGTTGCCGCGCTCGCGACCGTCGGCCTCGAGGAGCCCGCGGCGCTCGTCGACCCGATTGCCGGACTCGTCGGCCTGCCGGGTGCCGCGGTGCCAGTGATCGTCGTCTCGCTCGTCGATCCGACGATGGGCGCGATGACCGTCGCGCCCATGATCGGCGACGTGCTCACGCCCGCACAGGCAGTGATCACGCTGCTCGTCGGTAGCCTGTTCTCGCTGACGATCGGCACGGTCAAGCGCTCGATCCCGTTTCAGTACGGCATCTGGGGCACAGAGTTCGGCACCAAGGTCATCGTCCTCAACACGGGGCTCAAAGCCGTCTTCATCGTCGTCTCGATCCTCGTCTTTCTCGTGGTGTAA
- a CDS encoding NADP-dependent malic enzyme — translation MSLDEDSLAYHSDDPPGKLEIRTTKSTSTQRDLSLAYSPGVAAPCREIADNRNDAYQYTAKANLIGVVSNGSAVLGLGDIGAQASKPVMEGKGVLFKRFADIDVFDIELDLDDPDAFVESVAAMEPTFGGINLEDIAAPDCFRIEERLRDRMDIPVFHDDQHGTAIITGAALLNAAELADKDLESISVTFAGAGAAALATAQFFVSLGVKREHITMVDIDGILTTARAEAGDLDPYSREFARDVPDGELADAMVDADVFVGLSAGGIVSPEMIRSMADDPIVFAMANPEPEIDYETAKTARDDDVIMATGRSDYPNQVNNVLGFPFIFRGALDVRAAEINEEMKVAAAESIADLAKQDVPDAVRKAYGDQPLQFGPEYIIPKPLDPRVLFEVAPAVARAAIDSGAARTDMDIETYVERLEARLGKSREMMRTVFNKAKTEPKRLALAEGGNEKIIRAAAQIEEREVAQPVLIGDEAEIATTITDLGLEYDPEVVDPSADVHDGYVDSLYERRQRKGVTRTEARELIRDSNYFASVMVDQGDADAMLTGLTNHYPSALRPPLQVIGTAPDTDYAAGVYMLTFKNRVVFLADATVNQDPDEDVLAEITRHTAALARQFNVEPRAALLSYSDFGSVDNDGTRKPRRAAEQLRNDPSVDFPVDGEMQADTAVVEELLEGSYEFADLDEPANVLVFPNLEAGNICYKLLQRLGGAEAIGPMLVGMDRPVHVLQRDDDVADIVNLAAVATVDAQEE, via the coding sequence ATGTCACTAGACGAAGACTCACTCGCCTACCACAGCGACGACCCGCCGGGCAAACTCGAGATCAGGACGACGAAGTCGACGAGCACGCAGCGGGATCTCTCGCTCGCCTACTCGCCCGGAGTCGCCGCACCGTGTCGGGAAATCGCCGACAACAGGAACGACGCCTACCAGTACACGGCGAAAGCGAATCTCATCGGCGTCGTCTCGAACGGCTCCGCGGTGCTCGGACTCGGCGATATCGGTGCGCAGGCTTCGAAACCTGTCATGGAGGGGAAAGGCGTCCTGTTCAAGCGATTCGCGGATATCGACGTCTTCGACATCGAACTCGACCTCGACGACCCCGACGCGTTCGTCGAGTCGGTCGCGGCGATGGAACCGACCTTCGGCGGGATCAATCTCGAGGACATCGCCGCACCGGACTGTTTCCGGATCGAGGAGCGGCTTCGCGACCGCATGGACATTCCGGTCTTTCACGACGACCAACATGGAACCGCGATTATCACCGGTGCGGCGCTGTTAAACGCCGCCGAACTCGCCGACAAGGACCTCGAGTCGATCTCGGTCACGTTCGCCGGCGCGGGTGCAGCAGCACTTGCGACGGCCCAGTTTTTCGTCTCGCTGGGCGTCAAGCGAGAGCACATCACGATGGTCGACATCGACGGCATCCTGACGACGGCGCGAGCCGAAGCCGGCGACCTCGATCCCTACAGCCGCGAGTTCGCCCGCGACGTGCCCGACGGCGAACTCGCCGATGCGATGGTGGACGCGGACGTCTTCGTCGGCCTCTCGGCCGGCGGCATCGTTTCGCCGGAGATGATCCGCTCGATGGCCGACGACCCGATCGTCTTCGCGATGGCCAACCCCGAGCCCGAGATCGACTACGAGACGGCGAAAACGGCCCGTGACGACGACGTCATCATGGCCACTGGCCGCTCTGACTACCCAAATCAGGTCAACAACGTCCTCGGATTCCCTTTCATCTTCCGTGGCGCACTCGACGTGCGTGCTGCCGAGATCAACGAGGAGATGAAAGTCGCGGCCGCGGAATCGATCGCCGACCTCGCGAAACAGGACGTGCCCGACGCCGTCCGCAAGGCCTACGGCGACCAGCCGCTGCAGTTCGGCCCTGAGTACATCATCCCGAAGCCGCTCGATCCGCGAGTGTTGTTCGAGGTCGCGCCCGCGGTCGCCCGCGCCGCGATCGACAGCGGGGCCGCCCGCACCGACATGGACATCGAGACCTACGTCGAGCGTCTCGAGGCCCGCCTCGGCAAATCCCGCGAGATGATGCGAACGGTGTTCAACAAGGCCAAAACCGAGCCGAAACGACTCGCGCTGGCCGAAGGTGGCAACGAGAAGATCATCCGCGCGGCGGCCCAGATCGAAGAACGAGAGGTTGCCCAGCCAGTGCTGATCGGGGACGAAGCCGAGATCGCGACGACGATCACGGACCTCGGCCTCGAGTACGACCCCGAAGTGGTCGATCCAAGCGCCGACGTACACGATGGATACGTCGACTCCCTATACGAGCGCCGCCAGCGAAAGGGCGTGACCCGAACCGAAGCTCGCGAACTGATCCGGGACAGCAACTACTTCGCCTCGGTGATGGTCGATCAGGGCGATGCCGACGCGATGCTCACCGGGCTGACGAACCACTACCCATCGGCGCTGCGCCCGCCGCTGCAGGTTATCGGTACCGCGCCGGACACCGACTACGCCGCGGGCGTCTACATGCTCACGTTCAAAAACCGCGTCGTCTTCCTCGCGGACGCGACGGTCAATCAGGACCCCGACGAGGACGTCCTGGCCGAAATCACACGTCATACGGCTGCCCTCGCCAGACAGTTCAACGTCGAGCCGCGGGCGGCACTGCTGTCGTACTCCGACTTCGGCAGCGTCGACAACGACGGTACCCGGAAACCTCGACGAGCGGCCGAACAGCTCCGAAACGACCCGAGCGTCGACTTCCCCGTCGACGGCGAGATGCAAGCGGACACCGCCGTCGTCGAGGAGTTGCTCGAGGGATCCTACGAGTTCGCCGACTTAGACGAGCCGGCGAACGTGCTCGTCTTCCCGAACCTCGAGGCGGGCAACATCTGTTATAAACTCCTCCAGCGGCTGGGTGGGGCCGAAGCGATCGGGCCGATGCTGGTCGGCATGGACCGCCCGGTTCACGTCCTCCAGCGCGACGACGACGTCGCCGACATCGTCAATCTGGCGGCCGTCGCGACCGTCGACGCACAGGAAGAGTAG
- a CDS encoding HhH-GPD family protein, which translates to MSESDGDADGDRAWTLPDDLEAIREALIAWYEADHRDYPWRRTDDPYEILVSEVMSQQTQLDRVVDAWEQFLERWPTTADLAAADRADVVGFWTSHSLGYNNRAKYLHEAAQQVEGEYSGEFPETPTALQELMGVGPYTANAVASFAFNNGDAVVDTNVKRVCYRAFDVPDDDAAFEDAANELMPDDRSRVWNNAIMELGGVACTQTPRCDEVGCPWREWCGAYASGDFTAPDVPTQPSFEGSRRQFRGRVVGTLREYDELELDTLGHRIRVDYVPDGEYGREWLEGLLADLEDDGLVTVEDGDGERVARLKR; encoded by the coding sequence ATGAGCGAGAGCGACGGTGACGCCGACGGGGACAGGGCGTGGACGCTGCCCGACGATCTCGAGGCCATCCGCGAGGCGCTGATCGCGTGGTACGAGGCCGACCACCGCGACTATCCCTGGCGGCGGACCGACGACCCCTACGAGATCCTCGTCAGCGAGGTGATGAGCCAGCAGACCCAACTCGATCGGGTCGTCGACGCCTGGGAGCAGTTCCTCGAGCGCTGGCCGACAACGGCCGACCTCGCGGCGGCCGACCGGGCGGACGTGGTGGGGTTTTGGACGAGTCACAGTCTGGGGTACAACAACCGGGCGAAGTACCTCCACGAGGCTGCACAGCAGGTGGAAGGGGAGTACAGTGGCGAGTTCCCCGAGACCCCGACAGCGCTCCAGGAGCTGATGGGCGTCGGTCCCTACACCGCAAACGCCGTCGCGAGTTTCGCGTTCAACAACGGGGACGCGGTCGTCGATACGAACGTCAAGCGCGTCTGCTATCGGGCCTTCGACGTGCCCGACGACGACGCGGCCTTCGAGGACGCTGCGAACGAACTCATGCCTGACGACCGATCACGAGTCTGGAACAACGCGATCATGGAACTGGGTGGCGTCGCCTGCACCCAGACGCCCCGCTGCGACGAGGTCGGCTGCCCGTGGCGCGAGTGGTGTGGAGCGTACGCGAGCGGCGACTTCACCGCGCCGGACGTCCCCACGCAGCCGAGCTTCGAGGGGAGTCGCCGCCAGTTCCGCGGGCGCGTCGTTGGCACCCTCCGGGAGTACGACGAACTCGAGTTGGACACGCTCGGCCACCGCATCCGCGTCGACTACGTCCCGGACGGCGAGTACGGTCGCGAGTGGCTCGAGGGGCTGCTCGCCGACCTCGAGGACGACGGGCTGGTGACCGTCGAAGACGGCGACGGCGAACGCGTGGCGCGGCTCAAGCGCTGA
- a CDS encoding NADPH-dependent FMN reductase, with the protein MADVHVVAVCGSLRDASTTRLALERVLEAAEQVGASTELIDLREFELPIFDADRDRDEAGDAAELAARLRTAETILLGSPMYHGSYSSPLKTAIDYCGFDEFEDTTVGLLAVSGGAFPVTALEHMRSVCRALNAWVIPHEAAIANSHAAFEDGAFVDPKLEERVVTLGRRAVQYATIEPDPDSFESDQNIGAEGK; encoded by the coding sequence ATGGCTGACGTACACGTCGTCGCCGTCTGTGGCAGCCTCCGCGATGCAAGTACGACCCGTCTCGCCCTCGAGCGAGTCCTCGAGGCCGCCGAGCAAGTCGGAGCGAGCACCGAACTGATCGATCTCCGGGAGTTCGAGTTGCCGATATTCGACGCGGACCGCGATCGGGACGAAGCGGGCGATGCAGCAGAGTTGGCGGCTCGACTCCGGACGGCCGAGACGATTCTTCTCGGCTCGCCGATGTACCACGGCTCCTACTCCTCGCCGCTGAAAACGGCCATAGACTACTGTGGCTTCGACGAGTTCGAGGATACGACCGTCGGCTTACTCGCCGTCTCAGGCGGAGCGTTCCCGGTGACGGCGCTCGAGCACATGCGCTCGGTCTGTCGGGCGCTGAACGCGTGGGTCATTCCACACGAGGCCGCGATCGCGAACTCCCACGCGGCGTTCGAAGACGGCGCGTTCGTCGACCCGAAACTCGAGGAACGCGTGGTCACGCTCGGGAGACGGGCAGTACAGTATGCGACGATCGAACCGGACCCGGATTCGTTCGAGAGCGACCAGAACATCGGTGCCGAAGGGAAGTGA
- a CDS encoding DNA-methyltransferase, with protein sequence METTHRVFVGDSRDLASIDDESVELVVTSPPYPMIEMWDDLFTALDPAIGDALESGDGRAAFDAMHAQLDRVWDELERVLVDGGIACLNVGDATRSVDDSFRVYSNHARVLEAFESRGFDPLPDVLWRKPANSAAKFMGSGMIPPNAYVTLEHEYVLLFRKGPVSRSFEPGADRRYEAAYFWEERNRWFSDVWTEVRGELQTLEFADDELRDRSAAYPLEIPYRLICMYSAYGDTVLDPFWGTGTTTLAAMCAGRNSVGSELEAAFLERFDDRLADVPSLSRSVSRARLERHREFVARRREEGKSFEYDATHYETPVVTKMERDIQLREVTSLEAVDGLERDSEYRYRATHEPLTLE encoded by the coding sequence ATGGAGACGACTCACCGAGTCTTCGTCGGTGACTCACGGGACCTCGCTTCGATCGACGACGAATCGGTCGAACTCGTCGTCACGTCCCCACCGTACCCCATGATCGAGATGTGGGACGACCTCTTTACGGCGCTCGATCCCGCGATCGGGGATGCACTCGAGTCCGGCGACGGCCGCGCGGCGTTCGACGCGATGCACGCCCAGCTCGACCGCGTCTGGGACGAACTCGAGCGCGTGCTGGTCGACGGCGGCATCGCGTGTCTCAACGTCGGCGACGCGACCCGGTCGGTCGACGACAGCTTTCGAGTCTACTCGAATCACGCCCGCGTCCTCGAGGCCTTCGAATCGCGCGGCTTCGACCCGCTGCCCGACGTCCTCTGGCGCAAGCCGGCCAACAGCGCTGCGAAGTTTATGGGCAGCGGGATGATCCCCCCCAACGCCTACGTCACGCTCGAGCACGAGTACGTGCTGCTCTTTCGCAAGGGGCCGGTGAGCCGCTCGTTCGAACCGGGTGCCGATCGGCGCTACGAAGCCGCGTACTTCTGGGAGGAGCGTAACCGCTGGTTTTCGGACGTCTGGACCGAGGTCCGCGGTGAACTCCAGACCCTCGAGTTCGCCGACGACGAACTTCGCGACCGGTCAGCCGCCTACCCGCTCGAAATTCCCTACCGGCTGATCTGTATGTACTCGGCTTACGGTGACACCGTCCTCGATCCCTTCTGGGGAACCGGGACGACGACGCTCGCGGCGATGTGTGCCGGACGAAACTCGGTTGGATCGGAACTCGAGGCGGCGTTTCTCGAGCGGTTCGACGACCGACTGGCCGACGTGCCGTCGCTGTCGCGCTCGGTCAGCCGGGCGCGTCTGGAGCGCCACCGCGAGTTCGTCGCTCGCCGCCGCGAGGAGGGGAAGTCGTTCGAGTACGATGCAACCCACTACGAGACGCCGGTCGTGACCAAGATGGAACGGGACATCCAGCTCCGCGAGGTGACCTCGCTCGAGGCAGTCGACGGACTCGAGCGTGACTCAGAGTACCGGTATCGGGCCACACACGAGCCACTGACGCTCGAGTGA